Genomic segment of Anser cygnoides isolate HZ-2024a breed goose unplaced genomic scaffold, Taihu_goose_T2T_genome scaffold_44_1, whole genome shotgun sequence:
cccccaacgtgcccccaaatccccccccagccccccctcaccccccccaaatgcccccccaaatcccaattgcccccccaaatcccccccccccagcccccctattgcccccctcaccccccaaatgccccccccagcccccctattgccccccctcaccccccaaatgcccccccagccccccaattgccccctcacccccaaatgccctcccagccccccaattgccccccagccccccaaatgcccccccccagccccccaattgccccccagccccccaattgccccctcaccccccccagtgcccccccaccccccaaatgccccccagcccccaaatgcccccagccccccaattgccccccagcccccaattgcccccctcaccccccagtgccccccacccccccaattgccccccagccccccaaatgcccccccagccccccaaatgccccccacccccagtgccccccagccccccaattgccccccagccccccagcctcacccccccaaatgccccccagcccccaaattgcccccccagcccccaacgtgcccccaaatgccccctcccagcccccaaatgcccccccccagcccccaattccccagcccccctgccccccagccccccaaatgccccctcacccccccaaatgccccccagcccccaccccccccctcaccccccaaatgccccccccacccgccccccaattgcccccctcaccccccacccccccacccccccaccccccagcccccaaatgccccccccggcccccacctccagcagccccaggcccaGGCCGCCCCCACGATGCCCACGAGGTTCTCGGCCAGCCAGCGCCCGGCGCCCTCcgcacagccctggggggggggggggggcgtcctgggggtgggggggggtccgtctgccccacaaccccccagccccatattccgccccccccccaagtacTCACCCTGGTGAaaacccccccggggccggccgtgGGGCAGCGGCCgtggggggccccgggggggtcccttgggtgccgttgggcgcggggggggccaggcaggagcaggcgacggtgccggggggggcgccGAGGGTGTCCCAGTCCCGGGGGCCGCTCCAGCCGCAGCAGCcgagctgtggggcaggggtgtggggccgggggttgtggggcaggggtgtggggcaaaaatgtggggctgggggggtgtggggcaggggtgtggggcaaaaatgtggggctgggggggggttgtggggcaggggtgtggggccggggggttgtggggcaggggtgtggggctggaaattggggctgggggttgtggggcagaaatgtggggctgggggggttgtggggcaaaaatgtggggctgtgggggttgtggggcaggggtgtggggcaggaatgtggggctgggggtgtgtggggcaggggtgtgAGGCTGggaagtggggctggggggtgtggggcaggaatTTGGGGCAGaagtgtggggctgggggggttgtggggcagagatgtggggccgggggggttgtggggcaggggtgtggggcaaaaatgtggggctggggggttgtggggcagaaatgtggggctgggggggttgtggggcaggggtgtggggcaaaaatgtggggctgggggggggttgtggggcaggggtgtggggccggggggggttgtggggcagggggtgtggggctggaaagtggggctggggggggggggttgtggggcagaaatgtggggctgggggggttgtggggcagggggtgtggggcaaaaatgtggggctggggggttgtggggcagaaatgtggggctggggggtgtggggcaggaatTTGGGGCAGaagtgtggggctgggggggttgtggggcagagatgtggggccggggggctgggggcagagatGTTGGGCCGGGGGTGTGGGGCAgaaatgtggggctggggggtgtggggcaggaatTTGGGGCAGAattctggggctgggggggttgtggggcaggggtgtggggccgggggggtgaGGCAGAGATGTGGGGCAGAGATGTGGGGTCGAGAGGGTTGTGGGGGAgaaatgtggggctgggggggctgggggtcgcagatgtggggccgggggggttgtgggggctgtggggcagagatgtggggccggggggccgcggggggggggggggctgacctgctgctgcagcgcgtCCCAGCTCTCGTGGGCGGCCCCCCGGGCGCCCCCAGGCCGGGTAGGTGCTGAGCAGGTCCCGCGCGTGGGCGGCCACCCGGGCGGCCAGCTGGGGGAGAgcgctgccccatagctgccccatagctgccccatagccgCCCCCATAGCGCCGCCCCCAGttctgccccacagcaccagcaTTGCCCCCCTCGctgcaaaaaaaaccccacgGCTCTGCCCCACACCACCAGGACcgccccacaccctgccccacaccctgccccacacccctcATCCcgccccacaccctgccccactCACGGCCACGCGCTGCGTGTAGGCGATGACCCCGATCGTGATCTGGGCcatgaggagcagcagcaggagcccgaaatacttgggggggggggggcacaaaaagtggggggcaccccacagccacctgccctgccccatagcgcacaccccccaccccacagcgcccccccccggccagccccaTAGTACCCCCCGGCTCCATtgtgccccacagcacccccctgccccatagccagCCCCACagtgcctgccccagccccataacctcACTGCCCCATAACCAGCACCACAGCGTCTCCCCAtagcacccccccagccccacaagtgccccccagccccataaccgcccccaaccccacaacctctccagccccacaacaaccccccagccccataagtgcccccccagccccacaaccaccCTCCAGACCCAtaagtgcccccccagccccacaacaaccccccagccccatcaatgcctccccagccccataaccgcccccccagccccctaaatgccccccccggccccactcaccagccccagcagcacccgcagccccctgaGGGCGCCCaggccccccaggcccccagcagGGCGCAGGCGGCCCCCAGCCCGCAGCAGACGTAGGCGCCCAggcgcagccccagcagcggcgagcctggggggggggggggcaggggggtcagCGGCGCCCCAGAGATGTGGGGTGCgtctgggggggctgccccacacttgggggctGGGGCTCACCCAGCGCGGCGGCGAAGCTGTGGCGGTCCAGCAGCATCCAGAGGCTGAAGACGAGGAGGAGGCTGCCCAGCGCCtgcaaaaggggggggggggggcaaaatggggggtTCCAGCCCCATAagaaccccccagccccataagtgcccccagccccacaagagccccccagccccacaagcgcccccccggccccccactTACGAAGACGAGCAGGttgaaggagcagaggaagcaCCTGGCAGCGCCCAGCCACCTCTTGGGGCTCATCCCTGCGCcgtaacgggggggggggggggtcagcaccgggaccccccaggaccccccaacccctcacccccccccccacggccccccggTACCCTGCGGTGCCGCTGCTGGGGCCAGGAAGCGCCGGGGGCCGGGACGgaagcggggcgggggggggggggaagtgatCTGCCCCCCCGGGGACTGACGCAATGGCCGCActgctgggggtgtggggcggTGTGGGGccggtgtggggctgggggtggtgtGGGGCCCGTTAGGGAGACGGCTGCGGGGCCAGAAccggtgtggggctggggctgctgtggggctcaCCCCCAGGCCAAGCTCCAGCCCCACACATCCCACCTGCCCCACAAgtcgtccccagccccacgcatccctgccccataactccccccggccccacaaatccctgcctgccccataagctccctccctgccccataagcgcccccccagccccataagtgccccccagccccacaagtcccagccccacacctctTTGCCTGCCCCACGCCCGCGGCCCCGAGGGCGACCGCTTCCGTTTCCTGCCCCCGCCGCAGGCGGGCCCCAAACCCGCCCGATTACGCCCCAAAACGGGGccggaaaaaaaataaaaaaaaggggaacagaaagcgggggggggggggcgccacAAGATGGCGGCCGGCCTCCATGAGGCGCCGcacgccccgccccgccggcagAGCGGGAACGCTTCCCATTGGAGGAGGGCACGAAGCGCCGCGCGCTGATTGGCTGCGCTGCgtgaggagggagggcagcccATTGGCCGCGGGCGGGCGGAGGGGCGGGGCGCTCCCCGTGAGTTGCCATGGGGACGGGGCGAGGGGCGTGGCGCTCCCCTACgcgggaagggggcggggccgcggcgcgcGTTGCCATGGGGACCGAGGGCCCAATGAGAGCCCGGGGGGCGTGGCGCTCCTAATAAGGAACTCGTTGCCATGGCGGCGAGCCGAAAGGGGCGTGGCCGCACCGCGCGTTGCCACGGGAACGGGGCCGTGGCTCTCCCCGCCCCGCCGTGCAGCGCCGCACCCCCGTCACGTGACCAGGGCgcggctcccccctccccgccccgccctcGTCACGTGAGGCCGGCGGCGGGTCACGTGGCGCGGGCgcgatggcggcggcggcggcggcggccgagcctcagcggggcggcggcggcggcggggggggggagccggaacctgccccggggggcggtgagagggggcggggcctaaagggggcggggcctggggggcctggggagggaggggcttgggggggggcttaggggggtcctgggggtttatggggagaggggaggccTGGGGGGGTCTTATGGGAATTGGGGGGGCTTTAGGGGGGCtatggggaaatggggggtcctgggggggtctgtgggggtttagggggagagagggggaccttggggggggctgtagggacggggggggtcctggggggctcaTGGGGGtttatggggatgggggggcctgggggggtcttggggggggggctgtggggagaggggggcctgggggggtcttATGGGAATTGGGGGGCTTtaggggggctgtggggaaaggggggtcctgggggggggttatgggggggctcatggggatggggggggcctggggagggtttatggggatgggggggtctatggggggggggctatggggaaaAGCAGGGGTtaatggggaaatgggggctatggggttggggggggccctacaggacttggggggggggggcccggaggggggtcccaaccccccccccccccaggcacctcCTCGGAGCAGATCATGAGCACGGgcacgctgctgctgcacggGTGAGCGCgggggggggtatttgggggggggggctcctttTCGGGGCCCCCCCTCACCTTTtccgccccgtgcccccccccagcttcatCCGGGAGCGCGTGGAGCGCTGCGGGGACCCCCAGCTCGTGGCCCGGGGccgggaggagctggggggcccCCGGCGAGCCCCCAAGCTCAAGCAGCTCGCCGAGTTCCTGCAGCGCATCGGGGACGAGCTGGACAGCAACACCGAGCTGCAgcggtacgggggggggggggggctaattAGGAAGGGTTAATTACCCCGGAGGGGGGTTAATTACCCCGGGGGTCCTgacgccgtgccccccccccagcatgaTCGAGCAGGTGGGCTGCGACTCCCCCGCGAGGTTTTCTTCAGCGTGGCCGCCGAGATGTTCGCCGACGGCGCCTTGAACTGGGGCCGCGTCGTCGCCCTCTTCTACTTCGCCTGCCGCCTCGCCATCAAGGTgagccccccccggacccccccccccaaaattagGGACCCCCCGCATCGCTACGGCCCGGGGGCCCCCCGCTttggccccccccggccccgct
This window contains:
- the LOC136789337 gene encoding leukocyte antigen CD37-like — translated: MSPKRWLGAARCFLCSFNLLVFALGSLLLVFSLWMLLDRHSFAAALGSPLLGLRLGAYVCCGLGAACALLGAWGAWAPSGGCGCCWGCISGSCCCSSWPRSRSGSSPTRSAWPWPPGWPPTRGTCSAPTRPGGARGAAHESWDALQQQLGCCGWSGPRDWDTLGAPPGTVACSCLAPPAPNGTQGTPPGPPTAAAPRPAPGGFSPGAVRRAPGAGWPRTSWASWGRPGPGAAGAVPAAARHVPAAGPGPGLGVLTGPAPPMGSEGGNSWRPAPPIKGEGGNSWRPAPPIKGEGGNGWRPAPPIKGEGGNSWRPAPPIKSEGGNGWRLAPPLFPSPSRIGV
- the LOC136789347 gene encoding LOW QUALITY PROTEIN: apoptosis regulator BAX-like (The sequence of the model RefSeq protein was modified relative to this genomic sequence to represent the inferred CDS: inserted 1 base in 1 codon): MSTGTLLLHGFIRERVERCGDPQLVARGREELGGPRRAPKLKQLAEFLQRIGDELDSNTELQRMIEQVGCDXPREVFFSVAAEMFADGALNWGRVVALFYFACRLAIKVSPPRTPRLLRTVVGWTLQYLREHLLGWIQAQGGWTLTIFTAGVLTASLTIWKMA